In Beijerinckia indica subsp. indica ATCC 9039, the genomic window TTTTCTCGCCTGCTTCGTCGTCGACGGCGATGGCATTCTGGGCCTTCCAGATCAGGGATGCCTTGCGCGGTTCCCCGAATTTGGTTTCCAGTGCTTGCGCCACATCGCGCAAACTTTCCAACGAGGTGATGATTTCGTGGGTTTCCTCGTTGGACTGGACGTCTTCCGCGCCGGCTTCGATCGCCGCCTCAAGCATGGCTTCCTCGGACGCGACCGAGGCAGGAAATTCGATGAGGCCGACATGGTCGAACATGAAGGAAACGGCGCCGGTTTCGGCGAGTGACCCACCGGATTTGGTGAAATAGGACCGCACTTCGCCGGCCGTCCGGTTGCGATTATCCGTCAGTGCCTCGACGATAAGGGCGACACCACCCGGCGCATAGCCTTCGTAACGGACCTCATCGTAATTTTCACCATCAGCCGCTGAAGCCTTTTTGATGGCGCGTTCGATATTGTCCTTGGGCATGTTTTCCGCCCGCGCCGCGAGCACGGCGGCGCGCAAGCGGGCGTTCATCGCGGGATCGGGCAGGCCCAGCTTCGCCGCCACGGTAATTTCGCGGGCGAGCTTGGAGAAGAGCTTGGAGCGGATCGCATCCTGCTTGCCCTTCTTGTGCATGATATTTTTGAACTGACTATGACCCGCCATACCTTCCTCTATGCGTCTACGGCATCAAACCAAAGCAGTGTCGGCTTTCATCCCGCGCCCGTTGCGGCGGCCTTTATAAGGCGTCGAAGAACAGAAATAAAGGAAGGGTGAAGGGAGAGAGCCGATCTATTGCCGGGCCGTCTGGCCGAACAGGATCCGCCGCGATTCCTCGTCGTTAACGCTGGGGA contains:
- a CDS encoding YebC/PmpR family DNA-binding transcriptional regulator, whose amino-acid sequence is MAGHSQFKNIMHKKGKQDAIRSKLFSKLAREITVAAKLGLPDPAMNARLRAAVLAARAENMPKDNIERAIKKASAADGENYDEVRYEGYAPGGVALIVEALTDNRNRTAGEVRSYFTKSGGSLAETGAVSFMFDHVGLIEFPASVASEEAMLEAAIEAGAEDVQSNEETHEIITSLESLRDVAQALETKFGEPRKASLIWKAQNAIAVDDEAGEKILRLVNLLEENDDVQNVYANFEVSDTLLAKLGD